Proteins encoded within one genomic window of Komagataella phaffii GS115 chromosome 3, complete sequence:
- a CDS encoding Nucleolar protein involved in pre-rRNA processing gives MAKKQGKPSKEKDVFTSDDRFKSLYNDPRFSMPKKDQFKIKLDDRFTSDDIKDYRHSAKIDRYGRKLKGEAANNDFERYYTTKDKELKDNNSKAEAKDLKKDDEHSSESDESDSEEEAKVSKNSTVDIKVHIDKADDQLIDRARGEGFYSSSDEDSSDDTSEEVSEEELEIESGNVEEGEPSKRLAVVNLDWDQVRSQDLMATFAGFVPSGGKIIRVDILPSEFGKERMQREDTEGPPKEVFKSSKKSKLSRANSSDDDSESSDTESEIEDLAAAAKKLYEEDDEQDYDSKSLRRYQLQRLRYYYAVVTCDSIKTAKNIYINCDGTEYESTANVFDLRYIPDEMEFDDRPRDSCSSVPKNYKPNNFTTDALQHSKVKLTWDETPVERVKMAQRAFSQKEIDEMDFKAYLASDSDSNSDQESNKKNLYKNLAIESSMLGYKSIFDDVKENGSEDVDMEITFTPGLSEAEALKQKAESEGRELSTIEKVQQREKERKKQRKERIKELMKNNREAIKESRRKPEETRELVIENNTDDEDDDAHFNMKDIVKAEKQKKRKGKSRTKNIDQEMLQDDFKPDLKDERFKEIFEEHEFAIDPTQAQFKETATMKEILKERSKRSHESKITKSKKQKKEKKEPVENGNDIRNLVKKIKNKSK, from the coding sequence ATGGCAAAAAAACAGGGAAAACCTTCTAAAGAGAAGGATGTATTTACGTCTGACGACCGTTTCAAGTCCTTATATAATGATCCACGTTTTTCCATGCCCAAAAAGGACCAATTTAAGATCAAATTGGATGATAGATTCACTTctgatgatatcaaagattACAGACATTCAGCAAAGATTGACCGATATGGTAGAAAGCTTAAGGGTGAGGCTGCGAACaatgactttgaaagatattATACTACCAAAGATAAGGAACTAAAGGACAACAACTCTAAAGCAGAGGCCAAAGATCTCAAGAAAGACGATGAACACAGCTCCGAAAGCGATGAAAGTGACAGTGAAGAAGAGGCAAAAGTCAGTAAAAATTCAACAGTTGACATTAAAGTTCATATTGACAAAGCGGATGATCAGCTTATTGATAGAGCTAGAGGTGAAGGTTTTTATAGTTCctctgatgaagattcGTCAGACGATACATCTGAAGAAGTCTCCGAGGAAGAGCTTGAAATAGAATCTGGAAATGTGGAGGAGGGTGAACCATCCAAACGTCTTGCTGTTGTGAACTTAGATTGGGATCAAGTTAGATCACAGGATTTAATGGCAACTTTTGCAGGATTTGTCCCATCCGGTGGTAAGATCATTAGGGTAGATATATTACCCTCTGAGTttggaaaggaaagaaTGCAAAGAGAAGATACTGAAGGTCCTCCTAAAGAGGTATTCAAATCCAGCAAGAAGTCAAAGTTATCTCGTGCCAATTCTTCGGATGACGACTCTGAGTCATCTGACACTGAATCAGAAATCGAAGATCTTGCAGCTGCTGCCAAAAAGCTGTatgaggaagatgatgagcAAGATTACGATTCCAAGAGTTTGAGAAGGTATCAGTTGCAAAGGTTAAGATATTATTACGCTGTAGTGACCTGTGATTCTATCAAAACCGCAAAGAACATATACATAAATTGTGATGGTACAGAGTACGAGTCGACGGCTAATGTGTTTGATTTGAGATACATTCCAGATGAGATGGAATTTGATGATCGACCAAGAGATTCCTGTAGTAgtgttccaaaaaattACAAACCAAATAACTTTACAACTGATGCTTTGCAACACTCTAAGGTCAAACTAACATGGGATGAGACTCCAGTTGAAAGGGTAAAGATGGCTCAGAGAGCCTTTTCTCAAAAGGAGATTGATGAGATGGACTTCAAAGCATACCTTGCCTCCGATTCTGATTCTAATTCCGATCAAGAAAGCAATAAGAAAAACTTGTATAAAAATCTTGCTATAGAAAGTTCAATGCTGGGATACAAATCCATTTTTGACGACGTTAAGGAGAACGGGTCGGAAGATGTGGATATGGAGATTACATTTACTCCAGGTCTTTCAGAAGCTGAAGCATTGAAACAGAAAGCAGAGTCTGAAGGAAGAGAACTAAGCACAATTGAAAAGGTCcaacaaagagaaaaggaaagaaagaaacagagAAAGGAAAGAATTAAAGAGCTCATGAAGAACAACAGAGAGGCCATCAAGGAAAGTCGCAGGAAGCCTGAAGAGACAAGAGAGCTTGTTATTGAGAATAATACAGACgacgaagatgatgatgctCATTTCAATATGAAAGACATTGTCAAAGCAGaaaaacagaagaagagaaagggTAAGTCTAGGACCAAGAATATTGATCAAGAGATGTTACAGGATGATTTCAAACcagatttgaaagatgaaCGGTTTAAAGAGATTTTTGAGGAACATGAGTTTGCAATTGATCCAACTCAAGCTCAATTTAAAGAGACTGCAACTATGAAAGAGATATTAAAAGAAAGATCTAAGAGAAGTCATGAAAGCAAAATAACtaaatcaaagaaacaaaagaaagagaaaaaagaaccTGTTGAGAACGGTAATGACATTCGGAACCTGGTtaaaaagatcaaaaataAAAGCAAATAG
- a CDS encoding Essential serine kinase involved in cell cycle progression and processing of the 20S pre-rRNA into m: protein MSDKESDREQETQNTKANILDKYANRIKTDEFVFKKSKTSKDKSDRATVENVLDPRTIKFLEKLYRNGTITKLNGCISTGKEANVYHAVNETNGKQYAIKIYKTSVLIFKDRERYVDGEFRFRNTKNQHNPRKMIKIWAEKEFRNLKRLHSSGLIPTPEPVALKSHVLCMEFLTENEESPSPKLKDYQFKDTEEVGRFYQQMLVYMRIMFQKCHLIHADLSEYNSIVHKGQLYIFDVSQSVEPDHPMSLDFLRMDIKNVNDYFQRKIQVYPERLVFQFIVNGWDAIKEKTDKNTVLEEENEQTLFQYLESLPLKGEDDSDAGFEDDIFRSMHLVRSLNNLEDRDFQEFADGKITTLNELVQDINLESDSDLSSDSESESDSDLDAESDSASDSEKSWEERDTSLKGKRFEDKDEKKARKQQAKELKQDKRKTKMKKHLKKKLIRKTKK, encoded by the coding sequence ATGAGTGACAAAGAATCGGATAGAGAACAGGAAACGCAAAACACAAAGGCCAATATCCTGGATAAGTATGCCAATCGAATAAAGACGGATgagtttgttttcaaaaaatcaaaaacGTCCAAGGACAAATCTGACAGAGCCACCGTTGAGAATGTGCTGGACCCAAGGACAATTAAGTTTCTGGAGAAGTTGTACAGAAACGGGACTATTACCAAGCTGAATGGTTGTATCAGTACAGGAAAAGAGGCAAACGTTTATCATGCGGTGAATGAAACGAATGGCAAACAATATGCAATTAAAATCTACAAGACCTCTGTTCTGATTTTCAAGGATAGAGAGAGATATGTCGATGGTGAGTTCCGATTTCGAAATACAAAGAACCAACACAACCCCCGAAAGATGATCAAAATTTGGGCCGAAAAGGAGTTTAGAAACTTGAAGCGTTTGCATTCCTCAGGTTTGATTCCAACTCCAGAACCTGTGGCTCTGAAGTCACATGTGTTGTGTATGGAATTTCTGacagaaaatgaagagtCACCATCTCCCAAACTTAAAGACTATCAGTTCAAAGACACAGAAGAAGTAGGACGTTTCTACCAGCAAATGCTTGTTTACATGAGGATTATGTTCCAAAAATGCCATCTTATTCATGCAGATCTGAGTGAATACAACTCTATTGTTCATAAGGGTCAGTTGTACATATTTGACGTCTCACAAAGTGTTGAGCCAGATCATCCTATGAGTTTGGATTTCCTAAGAATGGATATCAAGAATGTCAACGATTATTTCCAGAGAAAAATCCAGGTTTATCCTGAGAGGCTAGTCTTCCAGTTTATTGTCAACGGTTGGGATGCAATCAAGGAAAAAACTGACAAAAATACAGTCTTGGAGGAAGAGAATGAACAGACTTTatttcaatatcttgaGTCTCTCCCCTTGAAGGGAGAAGATGACTCTGATGCTGGCTTTGAGGATGACATATTCCGATCTATGCATTTGGTGCGATCATTGAATAACCTGGAGGATAGAGATTTCCAAGAGTTTGCGGATGGTAAAATCACAACTTTGAACGAACTAGTTCAAGATATTAACCTTGAATCTGATTCAGACTTGAGTTCTGACTCTGAATCTGAGTCAGACTCCGATCTTGATGCCGAATCTGATTCGGCTTCCGACTCCGAAAAATCCTGGGAAGAGAGGGATacatctttgaaaggtAAAAGATTCGAAGATAAAgacgaaaagaaagcaaGAAAACAACAGGCAAAAGAGCTGAAACAggacaaaagaaaaactaaaatgaagaagcatttgaaaaagaaactaataagaaaaaccaagaaataA
- a CDS encoding Component of the inositol phosphorylceramide synthase, with translation MGFLNSALPKKFLGIFPLYIGVELILGYAIINKMSGPYGLLSLFTGHPIDFFQAMFYISSVIVLPLYFHGFKELFSPRIGMFSLVTTIYVLDTFLGLLSNLYFALQWFTYGGEDTTINKPSFGESATTASESIASAATSTLSFSSFTASPTPDFNPLDSTVPQPYKREMDENVQSASQARELFVIIASSVLLNGVRIYFTLILLAFTKILIRMGKNEGIQSNDFNDLNYMQGETKFGRVLYFLKVKCLRILQTVYNY, from the exons ATGGGGTTTCTTAACTCAGCTTTGCCCAAG AAATTTTTGGGAATCTTCCCGCTTTATATTGGAGTAGAACTCATTCTGGGCTACGCCATAATAAACAAAATGAGCGGACCTTATGGTTTACTCTCTCTGTTCACAGGCCACCCAATAGATTTTTTCCAAGCCATGTTTTATATTTCATCTGTTATTGTTCTACCTCTTTATTTCCATGGGTTCAAGGAGTTgttttctccaagaataGGCATGTTTTCATTAGTCACAACAATCTACGTATTGGATACGTTCTTAGGACTGTTATCCAATTTGTACTTTGCTCTGCAGTGGTTTACTTACGGAGGTGAGGATACTACTATAAATAAACCATCGTTTGGAGAATCCGCAACTACTGCAAGCGAAAGTATTGCATCTGCTGCAACATCAACCCTCTCGTTCTCCTCATTTACTGCCTCCCCAACTCCAGACTTTAACCCATTGGACAGCACAGTACCTCAACCATACAAAAGAGAGATGGATGAAAACGTCCAGTCGGCTTCTCAAGCTCGCGAGCTATTCGTCATAATTGCATCCAGTGTCCTCTTGAATGGTGTCAGGATTTACTTTactttgatattgttggCTTTTACGAAGATACTTATCAGGATGGGAAAAAATGAGGGAATTCAAAGTAACGATTTTAATGACTTGAATTACATGCAAGGTGAAACCAAATTTGGAAGGGTTTTGTACTTTTTGAAGGTAAAATGTTTGAGAATACTTCAAACAGTCTACAATTATTGA
- a CDS encoding Transcriptional repressor and activator, translating into MPDHVELQETSSYNDGRTDRPASRSGATTMSTKTSFIHKLYYMLEDGSMKHLIWWLPSGSSFAVVPNEDFSKALSHYFKHTNIASFVRQLNMYGFHKVNENSSTNSSNNGSTLPLDSVTQTEQNRSRASSTSSNPNGLSVWEFRHSSGFFQQGNSEDLKLIKRRSRQSREGAPKGKDGVDIGNESNTFTPAPAIGPQALSAPSGAAQVSTTLEHPPVTNGFSGSNGSMAPSSQSLASTSNPMTGTNPDVQSYTPQHYTLNSPSNTETNDEGHPMCQNTDPNSNSLTDNSGTKRFGNETTTNKSELGDNVLAKYNDLNNKFIEFRKDYDILQYKYDLALEEMKKSNFDMINLINFMKESILSRTDFIRNQQSHPFDNEKNFEAELDSFKKSILEKCNERDLELRDSITKMTPPMIQPVVQPQSYQSHPNQVQYHPYHVQMPQQPFQQPNLSNAYHQQQQQQQQQQQQQQQQQQQQQQQQQQQQQQQQQQQQQQQAAATTTTTTTTTTTTAAATAASATTTIATAAATTTTVPTVTCNYPTTPATTTSRNKILLLPPQIAGSHSGQIPPVLSVPENRPQPYPQQNVENSHDGELKKYSSGSSLPRGSLSSVSSHSLGNNFSAGSVTTLMEESQTETKRPSYSLINPPRSIPEYELPNNNNNINRQRLPSASSLTSIINITSNPAYKDKYRAPNARHNSDYQYQRQQSIGSPSYPRLTDDNKRSLLTNEEENETRKRQRSMMDTK; encoded by the exons atgccTGACCATGTGGAGTTACAAGAAACCTCCAGTTATAATGACGGCAGGACTGACCGTCCAGCATCTCGGAGTGGTGCCACTACAATGTCCACAAAAACCTCATTTATACACAAGTTATACTACATGTTAGAGGACGGATCGATGAAGCACCTTATATGGTGGCTTCCCAGTGGCTCATCATTTGCTGTTGTTCCTAACGAGGATTTCTCTAAGGCTTTAAGTCACTACTTTAAACATACTAATATTGCGTCGTTTGTTCGGCAATTGAACATGTATGGATTCCATAAAGTCAATGAAAATAGCAGCACAAACAGTTCCAATAACGGTTCGACGCTTCCACTGGACTCAGTCACACAAACTGAGCAAAATAGGAGCCGTGCCAGCAGTACTTCGTCTAATCCCAATGGTTTGTCTGTTTGGGAATTTCGTCATTCAAGTggtttttttcaacagGGAAACTCGGAAGACCTTaaattgatcaaaagaAGGTCTCGTCAATCAAGGGAAGGTGCTCCGAAGGGGAAAGATGGTGTAGATATCGGAAATGAGTCTAACACTTTTACGCCCGCTCCTGCAATCGGTCCGCAAGCTCTGTCAGCTCCGTCAGGCGCAGCACAGGTGTCAACTACTCTGGAGCATCCACCCGTGACCAATGGTTTCAGTGGGTCTAATGGTTCTATGGCCCCTAGTTCCCAAAGTCTTGCTTCCACCTCCAACCCTATGACTGGGACTAATCCAGATGTACAGTCATACACTCCTCAACATTATACTTTGAATTCTCCATCGAATACAGAAACTAATGATGAAGGACATCCTATGTGCCAAAATACTGACCCTAACTCCAACTCTTTGACTGATAATTCTGGTACTAAACGTTTTGGAAATGAGACGACAACAAACAAATCAGAATTGGGCGACAACGTTCTCGCCAAGTACAATGATTTAAATAACAAATTCATTGAGTTCAGAAAGGATTATgatattcttcaatacAAATATGATCTGGCACTGGaggaaatgaaaaagtcGAACTTTGACATGATTAACctcatcaatttcatgaaaGAGTCAATTTTGTCTAGGACTGACTTTATTAGGAACCAGCAATCTCATCCTTTTGACAACGAGAAAAATTTTGAGGCCGAATTGGATTCATTTAAAAAGTCTATTCTGGAAAAGTGTAATGAAAGGGACTTAGAATTGCGGGACAGTATTACCAAGATGACTCCTCCGATGATTCAACCCGTAGTTCAACCTCAGAGCTATCAATCACATCCtaatcaagttcaatatCACCCTTATCATGTCCAGATGCCTCAACAACCTTTTCAGCAACCAAATCTGTCTAATGCTTACCAtcagcagcaacagcagcagcagcaacaacaacagcaacaacagcaacaacagcaacaacagcaacaacagcaacaacagcagcaacaacaacaacaacaacaacaacaacaacaacaagcagcagcaacaacaacaacaacaacaacaacaacaacaacaacagcagcagcaacagcagcatcagcaacaacaacaattgcaacagcagcagcaacaacaacaacagtaCCCACAGTTACATGCAATTACCCAACCACCCCAGCTACCACTACCTCAAGAAATAAGATTTTACTCC TTCCACCACAAATTGCGGGATCCCATTCAGGTCAAATTCCTCCAGTTTTATCCGTCCCAGAAAACAGACCACAGCCGTACCCACAGCAAAATGTGGAAAATTCTCATGATGGCGAGCTCAAGAAATATTCTTCAGGTAGCTCATTACCTAGAGGTAGTTTGTCCTCGGTATCTTCACATTCTCTTGGGAACAATTTCAGCGCTGGCTCGGTGACAACTTTAATGGAAGAGAGCCAAACTGAAACGAAAAGGCCTTCTTACTCCTTAATTAATCCACCCAGATCTATCCCGGAGTATGAGCTCCCAAATaacaacaataatattAATAGACAGAGATTACCGTCGGCGTCATCTCTGACTAgcatcatcaatatcacATCCAATCCTGCATACAAGGACAAATATCGAGCTCCAAATGCTCGTCATAATAGCGACTATCAGTACCAAAGGCAACAGTCTATTGGCTCTCCCAGCTATCCTCGTTTAACGGATGACAATAAGAGATCATTACTCACaaatgaagaggaaaatgaGACCAGAAAACGGCAGAGATCAATGATGGATACTAAATGA
- a CDS encoding Protein of the mitochondrial inner membrane that functions as an ATP-dependent chaperone, required f, which translates to MNSLPATANSNTPVVSLEKLKETDGSFKGMASGLLEDVMKGNPYFAAGGGLMLLGTGLALLKSGITRVSGLAYRQMLVDLEIPSKDKSYLWFLEWMSQYKHRSSRHLSVETNYTQHNNGSISTSFSLVPGPGKHLIKYEGAWMLINRERSGKLLDMTNGTPFETITLTTLYRDRNKFPSLLEEAKRMALKTREGKTVIYTSWGQEWRPFGQPRMKRLIDSVVLDKGIKESIIDDVQDFLTSGQWYHDRGIPYRRGYLLYGPPGSGKTSFIQSLAGYLDYNICILNLSETNLTDDRLNYLMNHIPERSILLLEDVDAAFNKRSQTDEKGYSSGVTFSGLLNALDGVASAEEMLTFMTSNHPERLDPALLRPGRVDYKVLIDNASIYQIERMFLRFYGETHRELCDEFLEQFKTLGLPTVSAAQLQGLFVYNKRDPKKAIEMVEVLKQPNHVF; encoded by the coding sequence ATGAACTCGTTGCCTGCAACTGCCAATAGTAACACGCCCGTAGTTTCCttagagaaattgaaagaaactgatGGTTCGTTTAAAGGAATGGCAAGTGGACTGTTAGAGGATGTCATGAAAGGGAACCCATATTTTGCTGCTGGTGGGGGCCTCATGCTTTTGGGTACAGGACTGGCTTTATTAAAAAGTGGAATCACCCGGGTTAGTGGCTTAGCCTACAGGCAAATGCTGGTTGATTTAGAAATACCAAGCAAAGACAAATCCTACCTTTGGTTCCTAGAGTGGATGTCACAATATAAACACAGATCTTCAAGACATTTATCAGTGGAAACCAATTACACTCAGCACAATAATGGGTCGATCAGTaccagtttttcattggTTCCAGGTCCAGGAAAGCATTTGATTAAATATGAAGGAGCATGGATGCTCATCAACAGAGAAAGATCAGGAAAATTGCTAGATATGACCAATGGAACTCCGTTTGAAACTATCACATTGACTACACTCTACCGAGACAGAAATAAGTTTCCttcattattggaagaagctAAGAGAATGGCATTGAAAACACGAGAAGGCAAAACAGTGATCTACACTTCATGGGGTCAAGAATGGAGACCTTTTGGTCAGCCTCGCATGAAAAGACTAATTGATTCCGTTGTGCTAGACAAAGGCATTAAAGAGTCCATAATCGACGATGTTCAAGACTTCCTGACTAGTGGACAATGGTATCACGATAGAGGGATTCCGTATCGTCGTGGGTACTTACTATATGGTCCTCCTGGAAGTGGAAAAACTAGCTTTATTCAATCTCTTGCTGGATACTTGGACTATAATATTTGCATTCTTAACCTCAGTGAAACCAATCTAACAGATGACAGACTAAACTATTTAATGAACCATATTCCAGAACGAAGTATATTGTTGTTAGAGGACGTTGATGCAGCATTCAACAAGAGATCTCAAACAGACGAGAAAGGATACAGCAGTGGTGTGACATTCAGTGGACTGCTAAATGCTTTAGATGGAGTAGCAAGTGCAGAGGAAATGCTGACTTTTATGACGTCAAATCACCCTGAGAGATTGGATCCAGCCCTATTAAGACCAGGTCGTGTGGACTATAAGGTTCTCATTGATAATGCATCCATTTACCAGATTGAACGTATGTTCCTCCGATTCTATGGGGAAACACACAGAGAGTTGTGTGACGAATTTCTGGAGCAGTTCAAGACGCTTGGTCTTCCGACCGTGTCAGCAGCACAATTGCAGGGACTGTTTGTCTACAACAAAAGGGATCCTAAGAAGGCCATCGAGATGGTTGAAGTGCTCAAACAACCGAACCATGTATTTTGA
- a CDS encoding One of six subunits of RNA polymerase III transcription initiation factor complex (TFIIIC), with protein sequence MARRSQRISEKPIKSESLDKVSSDLDVSVRTSSRVENDTDSDYINTSTVSGASDEKGQQATKKNLSKPKKRSKNKTESDSIPAYFEWRSSNPDYEKLDDDPYLDELLHFENTLQKIDSSSRVTALALKDRIFYCYGFNFGIVKSVIDRREEWVTNVFHPSVSTVASGKYNIREIDLASFPETNYQPLVKMDDTLPKLDRTISLKLDDSQTMTHIHPSMLIEIPNENDRVAKLLNTGGFVLETIWLPSYVAEKVPAYLLISLKDHDPQDGAFNPQFSVFKRQQYPSALQFYKINPNNLNSILLVTIYLKTGGLTNLKVLSAEDNVVQLIALSSEKTIHLYKLILEDTKSEICLTVDKPSLELSVKDLLITSFDMISPDRIIFGTSSGTIGEFDLSNKDPFSPVYLYQTPLQSIVLLKTNGSDLLYEDSLNSELVVITSMDYKSLILDLADIIKLVRTAIKQRYFLNQIEYSPFAKVFIATDDTASLTLFASRDSTAIISGASHTNRINRIGISPLHPMALSGSVDGEVRISNSFSSIFFMARSKSRPVSLCLWKLEHSSSEDAFRLVSHLKVGKAEQKVTLDATIFPNSITFTSLSWNESISSCNLYAAGSACGLVILEALESGTTKK encoded by the coding sequence ATGGCTAGAAGAAGCCAGAGAATTTCAGAGAAACCCATCAAATCTGAATCACTGgacaaagtttcttctgattTAGATGTTTCGGTGCGAACGTCATCCCGAGTGGAGAATGATACTGATTCAGATTATATAAACACCAGCACCGTGTCTGGTGCAAGTGATGAAAAGGGTCAACAGGcaacgaagaagaaccTTTCCAAACCCAAGAAACGATCTAAGAATAAAACGGAATCGGACAGCATACCTGCTTACTTCGAATGGCGGTCTTCAAATCCAGATTACgaaaaacttgatgatGACCCATATTTAGATGaacttcttcattttgaaaacacaCTTCAGAAAATAGACTCCTCCTCGAGGGTTACAGCATTGGCCCTAAAAGACAGAATATTTTATTGCTATGGgttcaattttggaataGTAAAGTCGGTTATCGATAGGCGTGAAGAATGGGTAACTAATGTCTTTCATCCATCGGTGTCCACTGTTGCTTCTGGTAAGTATAACATTAGGGAAATCGATCTAGCTTCATTTCCAGAAACAAACTATCAGCCTTTGGTGAAAATGGATGATACTCTACCCAAACTTGATAGGACCATATCCCTAAAGCTGGATGACTCTCAAACTATGACGCATATTCACCCTAGTATGCTAATAGAAATCCCCAATGAAAACGATAGAGTTGCAAAACTATTAAACACTGGTGGATTCGTCTTGGAAACCATATGGCTTCCCAGCTATGTGGCAGAGAAAGTTCCAGCATACCTTCTCATTTCACTTAAGGATCATGACCCTCAGGACGGAGCCTTCAATCCACAATTTTCTGTGTTCAAAAGACAACAGTATCCTTCTGCTCTGCAATTTTACAAGATCAACCCGAACAATTTGAACTCAATTTTGCTGGTAACAATCTACCTAAAAACTGGCGGTTTGACAAATctgaaagttctttctgCTGAAGACAATGTAGTTCAGTTAATTGCGCTATCCAGTGAAAAAACAATTCATTTGTACAAGCTCATTTTAGAAGACACTAAAAGTGAAATTTGCCTGACGGTAGACAAACCATCTCTAGAGCTATCAGTCAAGGATCTTTTAATCACATCGTTTGATATGATATCTCCTGACAGAATCATTTTCGGAACCTCTTCCGGTACGATTGGGGAGTTTGATCTTTCGAATAAAGATCCGTTTTCTCCCGTTTACCTTTATCAAACGCCGTTACAATCCATTGTACTTCTAAAGACCAACGGAAGTGACCTCCTCTACGAAGATTCTCTGAATAGCGAGCTTGTTGTTATAACTTCAATGGACTACAAAAGTTTGATCCTTGACCTTGCAGATATAATAAAGCTTGTCCGAACTGCTATTAAACAAAGATATTTTTTAAATCAGATAGAGTACTCACCATTTGCAAAAGTTTTTATTGCTACCGATGATACTGCATCCCTAACATTATTTGCTAGTAGGGATTCTACTGCTATCATTTCGGGGGCCAGCCATACTAACAGGATCAACAGGATCGGAATTTCACCACTACATCCGATGGCACTATCTGGTTCTGTCGATGGTGAAGTTCGGATTTCTAATTCCTTTAGTAGTATCTTTTTCATGGCAAGAAGCAAAAGCAGACCTGTAAGTCTTTGCCTTTGGAAGTTAGAACATTCCTCGTCAGAGGATGCTTTTCGCTTGGTTTCTCATTTGAAAGTTGGTAAAGCTGAGCAAAAGGTCACTTTGGACGCAACTATTTTTCCCAATTCCATCACGTTTACATCTCTCAGTTGGAATGAATCGATCTCAAGTTGTAACTTGTACGCGGCTGGTTCTGCATGCGGCCTGGTCATTTTAGAAGCACTTGAATCGGGGACTACGAAAAAATAA
- a CDS encoding Integral membrane protein of the endoplasmic reticulum, required for normal content of cell wall bet has protein sequence MKSSWKIGLFFIAFVVELVSCESSFPSFLFSHKLIPGIQDKLPHSPQEPFTLQQTNYMINQVLEKCQANVFILVNQPGVIVQDFQDFYSFQNLRSYMVQASTILTFPHTVVTEEDPHKGLDLDKIQTYIMRQCRAKLLTLKDDDPGSIESFIDSKTRVIRMDFTGIPSKAEEEYEGQREEILKKHDLTLLKVIRELPSPFITLLYTTDTAQEFAKIPDELVNVNEIPNDPQMIPLSMKNEILQKENVIFPDITLFDLTRLSEYERNNLGHYMNFDQKDRDAEPVLAVNDDKDKPIFNKPRSKKVDVRPEWLRFGEDDDSIPTLFNEEILRENALLVLSLSVSILGILLFIICKILASLVRLAFRSIHKQKTE, from the coding sequence ATGAAatcaagttggaaaatCGGATTGTTTTTTATTGCATTTGTAGTAGAGCTCGTTTCCTGCGAGTCCTCGTTCCCATCGTTTTTGTTCTCGCATAAATTGATACCAGGAATTCAAGATAAGCTACCTCATTCTCCGCAAGAACCTTTCACACTTCAACAGACGAATTACATGATAAACCAAGTccttgaaaaatgtcagGCTAATGTGTTTATTTTGGTGAACCAGCCAGGTGTGATTGTCCAGGATTTTCAGGATTTCTATTCTTTTCAGAATTTAAGAAGTTACATGGTTCAAGCAAGCACAATTCTAACATTCCCGCACACTGTGGTCACAGAGGAAGACCCCCACAAGGGATTGGATCTGGACAAGATTCAAACGTATATTATGAGACAATGCAGAGCAAAGCTGCTTACATTGAAGGATGATGATCCTGGAAGCATTGAATCGTTCATCGATAGTAAAACAAGAGTCATTAGGATGGATTTCACGGGCATACCTTCAAAggctgaagaagagtacGAAGGCCAGAGAGAGGAAATACTTAAGAAGCATGACTTGACTTTACTGAAAGTTATTAGAGAGTTGCCCTCTCCCTTCATAACTTTACTCTATACCACAGATACTGCACAAGAGTTTGCAAAGATACCAGATGAACTCGTAAACGTGAACGAAATTCCTAATGATCCTCAGATGATTCCACTATCAATGAAGAACGAGATTCTtcagaaagagaatgttATTTTTCCCGATATAACCTTATTTGACCTCACCAGACTATCAGAGTATGAAAGAAATAATCTAGGTCACTATATGaactttgatcaaaaagaCAGAGACGCAGAACCAGTTCTTGCTGTGAATGACGATAAGGACAAACCTATTTTCAACAAACCGAGATCCAAAAAGGTGGACGTTCGCCCTGAATGGTTAAGATTTGGTGAGGATGATGACTCAATTCCTActcttttcaatgaagaaattttGAGAGAAAATGCTTTATTGGTGCTATCATTATCGGTGTCAATACTTGGCATACTTCTTTTCATAATATGCAAGATTTTAGCATCACTGGTTCGTTTAGCATTTAGAAGTATCCACAAGCAAAAGACAGAGTGA